A genomic region of Leptotrichia massiliensis contains the following coding sequences:
- a CDS encoding PDDEXK nuclease domain-containing protein, giving the protein MKKREIENMEIVKNVIDLLENARKKVVTTVNQTMVLTYFEIGRMIVEEEQKGENRAEYGKKILKILSKKLTEKYKKGFSLTNLKQIRSFYLVYSEKGQTVSDQFKLSWSHYVKLSRISNPDERKFYEIEAVKNNWSLRELERQFDSALYTRLSLSRDKKKVLELSQKGQIIEKPQDLIKDPYILEFIGLPEQSSYSESELEEKLISKLENFLLELGNGFTFVGRQKRISFDEQHFYIDLVFYNRLLKCFVLIDLKIGKLKHQDIGQMQMYVNYYDREMKLDDENKTIGIVLCQEKNQSLVEYTLPEDNEQIFASTYKTVLPSKEEFIKILEED; this is encoded by the coding sequence ATGAAAAAGAGAGAAATTGAAAATATGGAAATAGTGAAAAATGTAATTGATTTGTTGGAAAATGCAAGAAAAAAAGTTGTTACAACTGTTAATCAGACGATGGTTTTGACGTATTTTGAGATAGGAAGAATGATAGTCGAGGAAGAACAGAAAGGTGAAAATAGAGCAGAATATGGAAAGAAAATTTTGAAAATATTATCTAAAAAGTTGACTGAAAAATACAAAAAAGGATTTTCATTAACAAATTTGAAGCAAATAAGAAGTTTTTATTTAGTTTATTCTGAAAAAGGTCAGACAGTGTCTGACCAATTCAAACTAAGTTGGTCGCATTACGTGAAATTAAGTAGAATTTCAAATCCTGATGAAAGGAAATTTTATGAAATTGAGGCTGTTAAAAATAATTGGAGTTTAAGAGAACTAGAAAGACAGTTTGATAGTGCGTTGTATACGAGGTTAAGTTTAAGTAGAGATAAGAAGAAAGTTTTGGAACTTTCGCAAAAAGGACAGATTATAGAAAAGCCACAGGATTTGATAAAGGATCCTTATATACTTGAATTTATAGGATTGCCAGAACAGTCTAGCTATTCAGAAAGTGAACTGGAAGAAAAATTAATAAGCAAATTAGAAAATTTTTTATTGGAACTTGGGAATGGCTTTACATTTGTAGGTAGACAGAAACGAATATCTTTTGATGAACAGCATTTTTACATTGATTTAGTTTTTTATAACAGACTTTTGAAATGCTTTGTCTTAATTGACTTGAAAATTGGGAAATTAAAACATCAGGATATAGGCCAAATGCAGATGTATGTAAATTATTATGACAGAGAAATGAAATTAGATGATGAAAATAAAACAATTGGAATAGTACTGTGTCAGGAAAAAAATCAGTCTTTGGTGGAATACACGTTGCCAGAAGATAATGAGCAAATTTTTGCAAGTACATATAAAACAGTTTTGCCAAGTAAAGAGGAATTTATCAAAATTCTTGAGGAAGATTAG